A single region of the Chloroflexota bacterium genome encodes:
- a CDS encoding AAA family ATPase, whose translation MSTIQIFLLGRFETVCGEKVLRARDWPRRKAAALLQRLALSRRLLRDEAIDFLWPDADSASGANNLYRTLHALRQTLDTALGPGTAEAAFAFTDGALTLTDSVWVDAHEFEKQAQAALINPQSPISHLESAIELYTGDLLPDDVYADWLAAPRESLRRLQREAQLKLAVHNRDAGDYASALALLTPLVVRDRADEVVHRELMRTYALAGRRHDALRQYQACVDALAVELDVPPEPETAALYSQILSGDIAPPSLISSSQSLQSLNAETEEQATPLVGRESELESLRLWLRTAWRGQGKVILITGDSGVGKTRLALEARRVAASAGMTTLFGAAYEQEGQLPYQPFVEAFDDFLSQSPRLPDGVEPSNPITHFKRLGVSDPQQEGWAQFKAVADLLGALSQPAPVVLLLDDLHAADEASLRLLHYLARHARTAPVVLMATCRTDVSLSSSFGTLINALYRERLSESLTLAPLSAEATTYVLAQELGGEPSPALVAVVYDLTEGNPFYIQEMARTLLKDDRVEARDGQWHLTAGDQNLKMPAGLSGLLHERVARLGSEVETTLIAAAVIGREFSFGVLRGIVPLPDSNLIAALDAALATRLLDESEYGYRFRHPLIRRELYDSLSRVRRARLHSQTAEAIESIQSRQPGGVRDIEALAFHYDLSDRRDRALPYLIQAGQKAASVYAFEVAVDYFERALALMEALDTEAGTQRWMVLESLGWWHTILADTPQAVKRFEQAAALPPTDRWQSGKRDRARVHRGAVMALVTAGDITGTEAHLRAALAEVDEKEDAAEYAHVLYNVAQVHWHRGEYQEAFNAAQHSLNVAERLNDSTAIARAFEMLALACHSLGEWQDGLRFEAQRATLAGSGLDVTEAFDVHL comes from the coding sequence ATGTCTACCATCCAAATCTTTTTGCTTGGCCGTTTTGAAACAGTTTGCGGGGAGAAAGTTCTGCGCGCCCGCGACTGGCCTCGTCGCAAAGCCGCCGCCCTTCTTCAACGCCTCGCCCTCAGCCGCCGTTTGCTGAGAGACGAGGCGATTGATTTCCTCTGGCCGGACGCCGACTCTGCTTCTGGCGCGAACAACCTCTATCGGACACTGCACGCCCTGCGCCAAACTTTGGATACTGCCCTCGGCCCCGGGACGGCTGAGGCCGCCTTTGCCTTTACCGATGGCGCGCTTACCCTGACCGATTCGGTTTGGGTGGACGCACACGAATTTGAGAAGCAGGCGCAAGCCGCGCTCATCAATCCTCAATCGCCAATCTCTCATCTCGAATCGGCTATCGAACTCTACACAGGAGATTTATTGCCGGATGACGTTTACGCCGACTGGTTGGCCGCCCCCCGCGAGTCCCTTCGCCGTTTGCAGCGCGAAGCGCAATTAAAGTTGGCCGTCCACAATCGTGATGCGGGCGACTATGCCAGCGCCCTCGCTCTGCTCACGCCGCTGGTAGTGCGCGACAGGGCCGATGAAGTTGTGCACCGTGAACTGATGCGGACGTATGCCCTGGCCGGCCGCCGCCACGACGCTCTGCGCCAATATCAGGCTTGCGTGGACGCCCTCGCCGTCGAACTCGATGTCCCGCCAGAGCCTGAGACCGCCGCTCTCTATTCACAAATCCTCAGCGGCGACATCGCGCCGCCTTCACTAATCTCCTCCTCTCAATCTCTACAGTCTCTCAATGCCGAAACGGAAGAACAAGCCACACCATTGGTGGGGCGCGAGTCGGAATTGGAAAGTCTGCGCCTGTGGTTGCGAACCGCGTGGCGCGGGCAGGGCAAGGTCATCCTCATCACTGGCGACTCCGGCGTAGGTAAAACCCGGCTCGCCCTGGAAGCGCGGCGGGTCGCCGCCTCTGCCGGAATGACGACTCTCTTCGGCGCCGCCTATGAGCAAGAGGGGCAATTGCCCTATCAACCCTTCGTCGAAGCCTTCGACGATTTCCTCAGCCAATCACCGCGCCTGCCCGACGGCGTCGAGCCATCCAATCCCATCACCCACTTCAAACGGTTGGGCGTCAGCGATCCTCAACAGGAAGGCTGGGCGCAGTTCAAGGCGGTGGCCGACTTACTCGGCGCATTGAGCCAACCCGCGCCAGTTGTGCTTTTGCTCGACGATCTCCACGCCGCTGACGAGGCCAGCCTGCGCCTTCTCCATTATCTCGCCCGCCACGCCCGTACTGCGCCGGTCGTGTTGATGGCAACCTGCCGAACCGATGTATCGCTGTCATCATCATTCGGGACTCTGATCAATGCCCTGTATCGTGAACGATTGAGCGAGTCGCTGACTCTGGCTCCTCTGTCCGCCGAAGCGACGACATATGTGCTGGCGCAGGAACTCGGCGGCGAACCGTCTCCGGCGCTGGTGGCCGTCGTTTACGACCTGACCGAGGGCAACCCGTTCTACATTCAAGAGATGGCGCGGACATTGTTGAAGGATGATCGCGTAGAAGCGCGCGATGGGCAATGGCATCTGACAGCGGGCGATCAGAATCTGAAAATGCCTGCCGGGCTGAGCGGCCTTCTGCACGAGCGTGTGGCTCGCCTCGGTTCTGAAGTGGAAACGACGCTTATTGCTGCCGCCGTGATTGGCCGCGAGTTCAGCTTTGGCGTGCTTCGCGGAATCGTGCCTCTCCCGGACAGCAACCTGATTGCCGCGCTGGATGCCGCCCTCGCCACTCGCCTGCTCGACGAGAGCGAATACGGCTATCGCTTCAGGCATCCCCTCATCCGCCGTGAGTTGTATGACTCGTTGAGCCGTGTGCGCCGCGCGCGCCTGCACAGCCAGACTGCCGAGGCGATTGAGTCCATTCAATCGCGGCAACCGGGAGGTGTCCGAGACATCGAAGCGTTGGCTTTCCATTACGATTTGAGCGATCGCCGCGATCGCGCACTGCCGTATTTGATTCAAGCCGGGCAGAAGGCGGCGAGTGTCTACGCCTTTGAGGTGGCAGTGGATTATTTTGAAAGGGCGCTGGCATTGATGGAGGCGCTGGACACGGAGGCGGGCACCCAACGTTGGATGGTGCTGGAATCGCTGGGCTGGTGGCACACCATCCTCGCCGACACCCCGCAGGCCGTGAAACGCTTTGAGCAGGCCGCCGCCCTCCCGCCCACCGACCGCTGGCAATCCGGCAAGCGCGACCGGGCGCGCGTTCATCGCGGCGCGGTGATGGCATTGGTCACAGCCGGAGATATTACAGGGACCGAGGCCCATCTGCGAGCCGCGTTAGCCGAAGTGGATGAGAAAGAAGACGCCGCCGAGTATGCGCATGTGCTTTACAACGTCGCGCAGGTGCATTGGCACCGGGGCGAATATCAGGAAGCCTTCAACGCGGCGCAACATAGCCTCAACGTGGCCGAGCGCCTCAACGACTCAACAGCTATCGCCCGCGCTTTTGAAATGCTGGCCCTGGCCTGTCATTCGTTGGGCGAGTGGCAGGATGGTCTGCGTTTCGAGGCCCAACGCGCCACGCTGGCCGGTTCGGGCCTCGATGTCACCGAGGCCTTCGACGTTCACCTCTGA
- a CDS encoding carbon-nitrogen hydrolase family protein codes for MREVTIATVQMRPLLNEMEENLVKMSDYIAKICGSQKVDLIVFPELITTGYECGVRFVDLAQRVPGSSVNVVAQRAAEFNVHVAFGMPSKEKVESILFNTAVLIGPDGELIGDYRKVHLKGEERMIFRAGYKYPIFETAFGNVGLLLGYDIAFPEAARTLALDGADLIVLCANWEKPRNDEWRTYVAARAYENSCFIAAANRVGEDATLSFIGDSMIVGPRGQVFASLAGEVDPKTSDPAEGYALARVDLSDVRRNREEFQTLQNREPDTYKAIVRKY; via the coding sequence ATGCGCGAAGTCACCATTGCCACCGTTCAAATGCGACCCTTGCTCAACGAGATGGAAGAAAATCTCGTCAAGATGTCGGACTACATTGCCAAAATCTGCGGCAGCCAGAAAGTTGACCTCATCGTCTTCCCCGAACTCATCACCACCGGCTACGAGTGCGGCGTGCGCTTTGTAGACCTGGCCCAGCGCGTGCCCGGTTCATCAGTCAACGTCGTGGCTCAGCGGGCCGCCGAGTTCAACGTCCACGTCGCCTTTGGGATGCCGTCGAAGGAAAAAGTCGAGTCGATCCTCTTCAACACGGCGGTGCTCATCGGCCCGGATGGCGAGTTGATTGGTGACTATCGCAAAGTCCATCTCAAGGGCGAAGAGCGCATGATCTTCCGCGCCGGTTACAAGTACCCGATCTTCGAGACGGCCTTTGGCAACGTCGGCCTCCTGCTTGGCTACGACATCGCCTTCCCCGAAGCGGCCCGCACCCTGGCCCTCGACGGCGCAGATTTGATCGTGCTGTGCGCCAACTGGGAGAAGCCGCGCAACGACGAGTGGCGCACCTACGTTGCCGCTCGCGCTTACGAGAACTCGTGCTTCATCGCCGCCGCCAACCGGGTGGGCGAAGACGCCACCCTGTCGTTCATCGGCGACAGCATGATCGTCGGGCCGCGCGGCCAGGTGTTCGCCTCGCTGGCCGGGGAGGTTGATCCCAAAACAAGCGACCCGGCGGAAGGCTATGCTCTGGCCCGCGTTGACCTCAGCGACGTTCGCCGCAACCGCGAAGAATTTCAAACTTTGCAAAATCGCGAGCCGGATACGTATAAGGCGATTGTGCGGAAGTATTGA
- a CDS encoding methyltransferase domain-containing protein: MSTLQATPKLSLEELRLEIQKEYTGVACDPNKGYHFHTGRRLAPLLGYDEQWFAHLPEGNIASFAGTGNPFAAGLVHPGETVVDIGSGAGFDSLIAAQMVGPAGRVVGIDMTQEMLRKARDGATRLEATQVEFRQGYVESLPLPDNFADVVISNGVLNLTLDKVETLREWGRVLKPGGRLQIGDILVERPVPAGALNDISLWTG, from the coding sequence ATGAGCACTCTACAAGCCACCCCCAAGCTCTCGCTGGAAGAGTTACGCCTAGAGATTCAGAAAGAATACACCGGCGTTGCCTGTGACCCAAACAAGGGCTATCACTTTCACACGGGCCGCCGCCTGGCCCCGTTACTTGGCTACGACGAACAATGGTTTGCCCACCTGCCAGAGGGCAATATCGCCTCCTTCGCCGGGACGGGCAACCCGTTCGCTGCCGGCCTTGTCCACCCCGGAGAAACAGTCGTGGACATCGGCTCTGGCGCTGGTTTCGATTCGCTCATCGCGGCGCAGATGGTCGGCCCGGCTGGTCGGGTTGTCGGGATTGATATGACACAGGAGATGCTGAGGAAAGCGCGAGACGGGGCGACGCGGCTGGAAGCGACCCAGGTTGAATTCCGCCAGGGCTATGTGGAAAGCCTGCCCCTGCCGGACAACTTTGCCGATGTCGTCATCAGCAACGGTGTGCTTAACCTGACGCTGGACAAAGTCGAAACCCTGCGCGAGTGGGGGCGCGTCCTCAAACCGGGTGGGCGTTTGCAGATAGGCGATATCCTGGTCGAGCGTCCGGTTCCCGCTGGCGCGCTGAACGACATCTCGCTGTGGACGGGTTGA
- the lspA gene encoding signal peptidase II has product MSRNLQHTILFAIAALVVVADQLTKAYIRNNLALFESFAPIPALGDFFTIINTHNTGAAFGMFKQAGGIFTVVAILVAGAIVFYYRQIPEGQIAVRLALGLQLGGAIGNLIDRLFFGTVTDFIFFHWGNTLNAPIFNLADLSITSGVIVLALLMLKEHNAEQAAKAAAVPPAEPTASTTHE; this is encoded by the coding sequence ATGTCACGCAACCTTCAACACACCATCCTCTTCGCCATCGCCGCGCTCGTGGTCGTGGCCGATCAACTCACCAAAGCCTACATTCGCAACAACCTGGCCCTGTTTGAGTCATTCGCGCCCATCCCGGCCCTGGGCGACTTCTTCACCATCATCAACACCCACAACACCGGGGCCGCCTTCGGCATGTTCAAGCAGGCGGGCGGCATTTTCACTGTGGTCGCCATTCTAGTGGCCGGGGCCATCGTCTTCTACTATCGCCAGATTCCCGAAGGGCAAATTGCAGTTCGCCTGGCTCTCGGTTTGCAGTTGGGCGGGGCGATTGGCAACCTGATTGACCGCCTGTTTTTCGGCACCGTCACCGACTTCATCTTCTTTCACTGGGGCAACACCCTCAACGCGCCCATCTTCAACCTGGCCGACCTCTCGATCACCTCTGGCGTCATCGTGCTGGCCCTGCTGATGCTGAAAGAGCACAACGCCGAGCAGGCCGCCAAAGCCGCCGCCGTTCCGCCTGCCGAACCGACCGCCAGTACGACACATGAGTGA
- a CDS encoding class I SAM-dependent methyltransferase, with protein MELSPEMQTLKTRLKATWMTGDYGHFAKYLEPGALEIFARLNIRSGEYVLDVACGAGQLCFPAARAGAIVTGVDIAANLVEQARARAAAEGLNIRFDEGDAEALPYPDKSFDTVLSLIGAMFAPRPERVAAELVRVCRPGGRILMFNWMPDSFVGQMFKVNGKHVPPPPNMPPPVLWGDEAIVRERLRNGLADLQLTRRFYPFKYPFSVPEVVEFYRAYCGPTQRAFAALDEAGQAALRRDLESLWSAHNRAADGTTHIESEYLEVQAVRV; from the coding sequence ATGGAACTTTCACCCGAAATGCAAACACTCAAGACCCGCTTGAAAGCCACTTGGATGACGGGCGACTACGGCCACTTTGCCAAATATCTTGAACCGGGCGCGCTGGAAATTTTTGCCCGGCTGAATATCAGGTCCGGCGAGTATGTCCTCGACGTTGCCTGTGGCGCCGGTCAACTATGCTTTCCCGCCGCCCGCGCCGGGGCTATTGTCACTGGCGTGGACATTGCCGCCAATCTCGTCGAACAAGCGCGGGCGCGCGCTGCCGCCGAAGGCTTGAACATCCGCTTCGACGAAGGGGATGCAGAGGCACTGCCTTACCCAGATAAATCGTTCGACACAGTTCTCAGTCTGATCGGGGCGATGTTTGCGCCCCGACCCGAGCGGGTGGCGGCTGAACTGGTGCGGGTGTGCCGGCCCGGTGGCCGCATCCTCATGTTCAACTGGATGCCGGATAGTTTCGTCGGCCAGATGTTCAAGGTCAATGGCAAGCATGTGCCGCCGCCGCCCAACATGCCGCCTCCCGTGTTATGGGGCGATGAGGCCATCGTGCGTGAGCGGCTACGCAACGGTCTCGCCGATTTGCAATTAACCCGGCGGTTCTATCCCTTCAAGTATCCTTTTAGCGTGCCGGAGGTCGTAGAGTTTTATCGCGCCTACTGTGGCCCCACCCAGCGCGCTTTTGCCGCGCTCGACGAAGCGGGTCAGGCCGCCTTACGCCGTGATCTGGAGTCGCTATGGTCGGCTCATAATCGCGCTGCCGACGGCACGACTCATATCGAATCGGAATATCTGGAAGTACAGGCAGTGCGGGTGTAA
- a CDS encoding BrnT family toxin, which translates to MRFEWDDDKAETNAHKHGVSFEEAQTVFTDDLSISIPDPNHSDIEERMIIIGLSNNRRLLVVIYTERRKKIRLISARKATRQERKKYEEDFV; encoded by the coding sequence ATGAGATTTGAGTGGGATGACGACAAAGCCGAAACCAACGCCCACAAACATGGCGTGAGTTTTGAAGAGGCCCAAACAGTCTTCACTGATGACCTTTCAATTTCAATACCCGATCCAAATCATTCAGACATCGAAGAGCGGATGATCATTATCGGCCTGTCGAACAATCGGCGGCTTCTGGTGGTGATTTATACGGAACGCAGGAAGAAAATCCGATTGATTAGCGCCCGAAAGGCTACGCGCCAAGAGCGCAAGAAATATGAAGAAGATTTCGTCTAA
- a CDS encoding isoleucine--tRNA ligase, with product MFQPVSPKLDIQKLETDVLNFWKRENVFQKSMDNRKSGQRYVFYEGPPTANGKPGSHHVLARAFKDMFPRFQAMRGKYVLRRGGWDTHGLPVEIEVEKQLGFNGKEQIEKYGIAEFNARCRKSAFDYIQDWERMTERIGFWVDLKTAYVTYENEYIESVWWILKQFWDKGLLYQGFKVVPYCARCGTPLSDHEVSLGYQEDTEDPSVFVRFPLKDEPGTSFLVWTTTPWTLPGNVALAVHPDVLYLKVERKTGENGSTEKLIIAKDLADKVLGEGQYTVVGDYKGKELKGKRYNPLYSFLPFEGKAHYVVLGDFVTTDDGTGIVHQAPAFGADDMKMANENDLPVLMTVDSRGTFVEAVTPWRGTWVKDADPMITRDLDDRGLLFKAGTYLHTYPFCWRCGTPLLYYARTTWYVETTRYKKQLNDLNDTINWVPDHIKHGRFGNWLENNIDWALGRERYWGTALPVWVDDDGDQLCVGSVAELSGLAGRDLSDLDLHRPFVDDIVFPNPKTGKPMRRVPELIDVWFDSGAMPVAQWHYPFENKEMFEEQFPADYICEAIDQTRGWFYSLHAIATLLFDSVSFKNVICLGHILDGDGFKMSKSKGNIVDPWSVLNANGADAFRWYLYTASPPGNSRRFSVDLVGEVIRNFTLPLWNTYSFFVTYANLANWKPSADVGQLTALDKWILSELHTLVADVSEAYEHYDVTAATRPIEKFVDDLSNWYLRRSRRRFWKSESETDKAAYSTLYECLVTVAKLLAPAMPFMSDALYRNLVASVDPTAPESVHLADWPTSLLLRVDEKLMDDMRVVMRSASLGHAARAKANRKVRQPLSEAAFSAPTPAEAAAVRAYADLLADELNVKAVTVLDHAEDAVTYSLNPLPKQLGQKHGARFPKIKAALLSGDQTVFARALLSNQGVVVEVDGESITVLPGEVEVRQNARGGYVVAEEGGYLAALKTELTDELVREGLAREFVRRVQDLRKSAGLDIADRIVARYTASPKLAEAVTAWADYIKDETLCVDLAAGELADAATAEDSFDGERVKITLAKS from the coding sequence GAGAACGTTTTCCAGAAGTCCATGGACAACCGCAAGAGCGGGCAACGCTACGTGTTTTACGAAGGGCCGCCGACGGCCAACGGCAAGCCGGGGTCACATCACGTTCTGGCCCGTGCCTTCAAGGACATGTTTCCACGCTTTCAGGCCATGCGCGGCAAATATGTTTTGCGGCGCGGCGGCTGGGACACCCACGGTCTGCCGGTCGAGATCGAAGTCGAGAAACAACTCGGCTTCAACGGCAAGGAGCAGATCGAGAAATACGGTATCGCCGAGTTCAACGCCCGTTGCCGCAAGTCGGCCTTCGACTACATTCAAGACTGGGAGCGGATGACGGAGCGCATCGGCTTCTGGGTTGATCTCAAGACGGCCTACGTCACTTACGAAAACGAATACATCGAGTCGGTCTGGTGGATTCTCAAACAGTTCTGGGATAAGGGCTTGCTCTATCAGGGCTTCAAGGTTGTGCCCTACTGCGCCCGCTGTGGCACGCCGCTCTCCGATCACGAAGTGTCGCTTGGCTACCAGGAAGACACCGAAGACCCGTCGGTGTTTGTGCGCTTCCCGCTCAAAGACGAGCCGGGCACATCCTTCCTCGTCTGGACGACCACGCCCTGGACACTGCCCGGCAACGTCGCCCTCGCCGTTCATCCCGACGTGCTCTATCTCAAAGTGGAACGCAAGACCGGAGAGAACGGCAGCACCGAGAAGCTCATCATCGCCAAAGACTTGGCCGACAAAGTTTTAGGCGAGGGCCAATACACCGTCGTCGGCGATTATAAGGGCAAGGAACTCAAAGGCAAACGTTACAACCCGCTGTACTCCTTTCTGCCCTTCGAAGGCAAGGCTCACTACGTGGTGCTGGGCGACTTCGTCACCACCGACGACGGAACCGGCATCGTCCATCAAGCGCCGGCTTTCGGCGCGGACGACATGAAGATGGCGAATGAAAACGATCTGCCGGTGCTGATGACGGTGGACTCACGCGGGACGTTCGTGGAGGCCGTCACCCCGTGGCGGGGCACGTGGGTCAAAGACGCCGATCCGATGATCACCCGTGATTTGGATGATCGCGGCCTGCTCTTCAAAGCCGGGACGTACTTACACACCTATCCATTCTGTTGGCGATGCGGGACGCCGTTGTTATACTACGCCCGCACGACTTGGTACGTCGAGACCACGCGCTACAAGAAGCAACTCAACGACCTCAACGACACTATCAACTGGGTTCCCGATCACATCAAGCATGGCCGCTTCGGCAACTGGCTGGAGAACAACATTGACTGGGCGCTGGGCCGCGAACGTTACTGGGGCACGGCCCTGCCGGTGTGGGTGGATGATGACGGCGATCAACTGTGCGTCGGCTCGGTGGCCGAGTTGAGCGGACTGGCCGGGCGCGATCTATCGGACCTAGATTTGCACCGACCCTTCGTGGACGACATCGTCTTCCCCAACCCCAAAACAGGCAAGCCCATGCGCCGCGTGCCGGAACTGATTGACGTGTGGTTCGACTCGGGCGCGATGCCAGTGGCTCAGTGGCACTATCCATTTGAGAACAAAGAGATGTTTGAAGAGCAGTTCCCAGCGGACTACATCTGTGAAGCGATTGACCAGACTCGCGGCTGGTTCTACTCGCTTCATGCCATCGCCACTTTGCTATTCGACAGCGTCTCATTCAAGAATGTGATCTGCCTCGGCCACATCCTCGACGGCGACGGATTCAAGATGTCGAAATCGAAGGGCAACATCGTAGACCCCTGGAGCGTGCTCAACGCCAACGGGGCCGACGCCTTCCGCTGGTATCTTTATACAGCCTCGCCGCCCGGCAACTCGCGCCGCTTCTCGGTTGATCTGGTCGGCGAAGTCATCCGCAACTTCACGTTGCCATTGTGGAACACCTACTCGTTCTTCGTGACCTATGCCAACCTGGCCAACTGGAAACCGTCCGCCGACGTTGGGCAGTTGACGGCGCTGGACAAGTGGATTCTGTCCGAGCTTCACACGCTGGTGGCCGACGTAAGCGAAGCTTACGAACACTATGACGTGACCGCCGCCACCCGGCCCATCGAGAAGTTTGTGGATGACCTCTCGAACTGGTATCTGCGCCGGTCGCGCCGCCGCTTCTGGAAGTCGGAGTCGGAGACCGACAAGGCGGCTTACTCGACGCTCTACGAGTGTTTGGTGACGGTCGCCAAACTGCTGGCCCCGGCCATGCCGTTCATGTCCGACGCCCTGTATCGCAATCTGGTCGCCTCGGTTGATCCGACGGCCCCCGAGTCCGTTCATCTGGCCGACTGGCCGACCTCGCTGTTGTTGCGCGTTGACGAAAAGTTGATGGACGACATGCGCGTGGTGATGCGTTCGGCCTCGCTCGGCCACGCGGCGCGGGCCAAAGCCAACCGCAAGGTGCGCCAGCCGCTCTCTGAGGCCGCCTTCTCCGCGCCCACGCCTGCCGAGGCCGCCGCCGTTCGCGCCTACGCCGACCTGCTGGCCGACGAGTTGAACGTCAAGGCCGTCACAGTGTTAGATCACGCCGAGGACGCCGTGACGTACTCGCTCAATCCGCTTCCCAAACAACTCGGCCAGAAGCACGGGGCCAGGTTCCCGAAGATCAAGGCCGCCCTGCTGAGCGGCGATCAGACCGTGTTCGCTCGCGCCCTGTTGTCGAATCAGGGTGTGGTCGTCGAAGTGGATGGGGAGTCGATCACCGTCCTGCCCGGCGAAGTGGAAGTGCGCCAGAACGCGCGTGGCGGCTATGTGGTTGCCGAAGAAGGGGGCTACCTGGCCGCGCTCAAGACCGAGTTGACTGATGAGCTTGTGCGCGAAGGCCTGGCCCGCGAGTTCGTCCGCCGCGTGCAAGACCTGCGCAAGTCCGCCGGACTCGATATCGCCGACAGGATCGTCGCGCGCTACACCGCCTCGCCCAAACTGGCTGAGGCCGTGACCGCCTGGGCCGACTACATCAAAGACGAAACGCTGTGCGTGGACTTGGCCGCTGGTGAATTGGCCGATGCCGCAACTGCCGAAGACTCGTTTGATGGGGAGAGAGTGAAGATAACGTTGGCGAAGAGTTGA
- a CDS encoding OsmC family protein has translation MTTATATTIVNGVNVDQLIGTINAIKANPDLARFRFRAETEWVDGGHSRTEIQSFYGAGQEDTSRNQLFVLEGDEPPVLLGANAGPNAVEAVLHALASCLSVGFIYNAAAQGIRVDSLAFRLEGDIDLHGFLGLSDKVRPGYQGIRLSYRVKSNAPREKLEELCEYVQKTSPVLDIIRNPVPVTINLE, from the coding sequence ATGACTACCGCAACTGCAACCACCATCGTCAACGGCGTCAATGTCGATCAACTCATCGGCACGATCAACGCCATCAAGGCCAACCCCGACCTGGCTCGATTCAGGTTTCGGGCCGAGACCGAGTGGGTGGATGGCGGCCACTCGCGCACCGAGATCCAAAGTTTCTACGGAGCCGGACAGGAAGATACCTCACGTAATCAACTGTTCGTGTTGGAAGGCGACGAGCCGCCCGTCCTGTTGGGGGCGAATGCCGGGCCGAACGCGGTCGAGGCCGTCCTCCATGCTCTGGCTTCATGTTTGAGTGTGGGCTTCATCTACAACGCCGCCGCTCAGGGCATCAGGGTGGACAGCCTGGCCTTCCGGTTGGAGGGGGACATTGATCTGCACGGCTTCCTCGGCCTCTCCGATAAAGTGCGCCCCGGTTATCAGGGCATACGACTCTCTTACCGGGTGAAGAGTAATGCGCCCCGTGAGAAACTCGAAGAACTCTGCGAGTACGTCCAGAAAACATCGCCGGTGCTCGACATCATCCGCAACCCCGTGCCGGTCACTATCAATCTGGAGTAA
- a CDS encoding RluA family pseudouridine synthase, whose amino-acid sequence MRVITLTVETDFNRLDRYLAQALPDLSRAQIQRLIDDGFVTVNNVALSKPSAKVNDGDEIVLRIPPPAPAQAVAEAIPLDIVYEDGDLIVIDKPAGMVVHPAVGHASGTLVNAVLAHAPDLEGVGNEQRPGIVHRLDKDTSGLIVVAKNDRAHRHLQAQFKDRAAQKLYLALVVGRPPTPTGRIEAPLGRDPKNRQRMAVLQADNLSAREAITEYRTRETFKLFTLLDVEPKTGRTHQIRVHFTFLGCPLAGDMLYATRRSAGIKLPGLNRHFLHATRLTLQLPSGETRTFESPLPPDLAAVLAELRAK is encoded by the coding sequence ATGCGCGTCATTACCTTGACAGTCGAAACTGACTTCAACCGCCTCGACCGCTATTTAGCTCAGGCCCTGCCCGATCTTTCACGCGCCCAAATTCAAAGGCTGATTGACGACGGCTTCGTCACCGTCAACAATGTGGCCCTTTCCAAGCCCAGCGCGAAAGTGAATGACGGTGACGAGATCGTGTTACGCATCCCACCGCCGGCCCCAGCCCAGGCCGTCGCCGAAGCTATTCCGCTGGACATTGTTTATGAAGATGGCGATCTGATCGTGATTGACAAACCGGCGGGCATGGTCGTGCATCCTGCCGTCGGTCACGCCAGTGGCACGCTCGTCAACGCCGTGCTGGCCCACGCGCCCGACCTCGAAGGGGTAGGCAACGAACAACGCCCCGGCATTGTCCACCGGCTCGACAAAGACACTTCCGGCCTGATCGTCGTCGCCAAAAATGATCGGGCGCACCGGCACCTGCAAGCGCAGTTCAAAGATCGCGCCGCGCAAAAACTGTATCTGGCATTAGTCGTCGGTCGCCCGCCGACTCCGACGGGCCGCATCGAAGCGCCCCTGGGCCGCGACCCGAAGAACCGCCAGCGCATGGCCGTTTTGCAGGCCGACAACCTCTCCGCCCGCGAAGCCATCACCGAGTATCGCACTCGCGAAACGTTCAAGCTGTTCACCTTGCTCGACGTCGAACCCAAGACCGGGCGCACCCACCAGATTCGCGTTCACTTCACCTTCCTCGGTTGCCCGCTGGCCGGTGATATGCTTTATGCGACTCGCCGCAGCGCCGGAATCAAACTGCCCGGCCTCAACCGCCACTTTTTGCACGCGACCCGCCTCACCCTTCAGCTTCCATCCGGCGAGACGCGCACTTTCGAGTCGCCCCTGCCGCCCGATTTGGCGGCGGTCCTCGCCGAACTCCGCGCAAAATAG